A single window of Leptospiraceae bacterium DNA harbors:
- a CDS encoding F0F1 ATP synthase subunit alpha has protein sequence MKIKTEEITSLIKKEIQSYKQDLAIDEVGTVIEIGDGIARVFGLKNVMAGELLEFQNGIRGQAFNLEENSVGVVILGEYKHIEEGFTVKRTGTIFSVPVGEAMLGRVVNPLGEPIDGKGPIQTDKVRPVEVLAPGISKRYPVNEPLQTGVKAIDSMIPVGRGQRELIIGDRGTGKTTIAIDTIINQKGSGVICVYVAIGQKASTVAGVVQKLQDKGAMAYTIVVNASASDPAPLQFIAPYAGCTMAEYFMYDQGKACLIVYDDLTKQAVAYRQMSLLLRRPPGREAYPGDVFYLHSRLLERAAKLDQKYGGGSLTALPIIETQEGEVSAYIPTNVISITDGQIYLQSNLFASGIRPAVDVGISVSRVGGAAQIKAMKKVAGTLKLDLAQFRELEAFASLGTELDAATQAQLDRGNRIVEVLKQPQSNPYPVEDQVLVIFAVTRGLMDTIPVNKVRAFETYLLEHVKSHHPELLNEIRDEKNIKDENIVSERVKEVVADFLRK, from the coding sequence ATGAAAATTAAAACTGAGGAAATAACTTCCTTAATTAAAAAAGAAATACAAAGCTATAAACAAGACTTAGCCATTGACGAAGTCGGAACCGTAATTGAAATCGGGGACGGTATCGCTAGAGTATTTGGCTTAAAGAATGTTATGGCAGGGGAGCTCCTTGAATTTCAAAATGGGATTCGTGGGCAAGCCTTCAACTTGGAAGAAAACTCCGTTGGGGTGGTTATTCTCGGTGAATACAAGCACATAGAAGAAGGATTCACAGTAAAAAGAACCGGAACTATTTTCTCTGTTCCTGTTGGTGAAGCAATGCTTGGTCGTGTAGTTAATCCTCTCGGCGAGCCAATTGATGGAAAGGGACCAATTCAAACTGACAAAGTTAGACCGGTAGAAGTATTAGCTCCTGGTATTTCTAAGCGTTATCCTGTAAATGAACCTCTTCAAACGGGCGTTAAAGCCATTGACTCCATGATTCCTGTCGGTCGCGGACAACGTGAGTTAATCATTGGTGACCGTGGAACTGGAAAAACAACCATTGCTATTGATACTATTATTAATCAAAAAGGTTCTGGCGTTATATGCGTGTATGTAGCTATTGGACAAAAAGCTTCTACTGTCGCTGGTGTTGTTCAAAAGTTGCAAGACAAAGGTGCTATGGCTTACACAATCGTTGTGAACGCAAGTGCTTCTGATCCTGCTCCTTTGCAATTCATTGCTCCTTATGCTGGTTGCACAATGGCTGAATACTTTATGTATGACCAAGGCAAAGCTTGTCTCATCGTATATGATGATTTAACCAAGCAAGCGGTTGCTTATCGTCAAATGAGCTTACTTCTTCGTCGTCCTCCGGGTCGTGAAGCGTATCCTGGAGACGTATTCTACTTACATTCTCGTTTATTAGAAAGAGCTGCTAAGCTCGATCAAAAATACGGCGGTGGTTCTTTAACTGCGCTTCCAATCATTGAAACGCAAGAAGGGGAAGTATCTGCTTACATTCCGACTAACGTGATTTCTATCACAGACGGACAGATTTATTTACAATCGAATTTATTTGCTTCTGGTATTCGTCCTGCTGTGGATGTCGGTATTTCTGTATCTCGCGTGGGTGGTGCTGCTCAAATTAAAGCTATGAAAAAAGTAGCTGGAACATTGAAGTTAGACTTAGCACAATTTAGAGAATTGGAAGCGTTTGCTTCTTTAGGAACTGAATTGGATGCAGCTACCCAAGCTCAGTTGGATAGAGGAAATAGAATCGTGGAAGTATTAAAACAACCGCAATCTAATCCTTATCCCGTAGAAGATCAAGTATTGGTAATCTTTGCTGTTACTCGCGGTTTGATGGATACAATTCCAGTAAACAAAGTTCGCGCTTTCGAAACTTATTTATTAGAGCATGTAAAATCTCATCATCCAGAGCTTCTAAATGAAATTCGTGATGAGAAAAACATCAAAGATGAAAACATTGTGTCAGAGCGTGTCAAAGAAGTTGTTGCAGACTTTTTAAGAAAGTAA
- the atpD gene encoding F0F1 ATP synthase subunit beta: MSNVGKIKQIIGSVLDITFENGQLPEIFNALEIDLVKNGVKEKVVAEVQQHLGDNTVRAIALSSTDGMVRGLAVTDTGASISVPVGEVTLGRIFNVLGETIDEGAAIQVKERRSIHMPSPRYEDLKPKTEVFETGIKVIDLLAPYIKGGKTGLFGGAGVGKTVLIQELINNIAKQHGGYSVFAGVGERTREGNDLWREMKESGVIDKTVLVYGQMNEPPGARLRVALSALTMAEHFRDSMNADILLFVDNIFRFSQAGSEVSALLGRMPSAVGYQPTLSTEMGGLQERITSTQNGSITSVQAIYVPADDLTDPAPATAFTHLDATTVLSRNIASKGIYPAVDPLDSTSRVLNAEVLGEEHYTVAREVQRILQRYKDLQDIIAILGMDELSEDDKILVGRARKIEKFLSQPFFVAEVFTGSPGKYVKLADTVRSFKDLISGKYDDLPEQAFYMVGSIDEVVEKAKKLKA, translated from the coding sequence ATGAGCAACGTAGGAAAAATCAAGCAAATCATCGGATCGGTTCTCGACATTACTTTTGAGAATGGACAATTACCTGAAATCTTCAATGCCTTAGAAATTGATTTAGTTAAAAATGGGGTCAAAGAAAAAGTTGTCGCTGAAGTTCAACAGCATTTAGGGGACAATACTGTAAGAGCCATTGCTCTGTCTTCTACGGACGGGATGGTTCGAGGGCTTGCAGTAACAGATACAGGAGCTTCTATTAGCGTTCCAGTTGGAGAAGTTACTCTTGGTAGAATCTTTAACGTATTGGGTGAAACCATAGACGAAGGTGCTGCTATACAAGTAAAAGAAAGACGTTCCATTCATATGCCTTCTCCTAGATATGAAGACCTTAAACCAAAGACTGAAGTCTTTGAAACAGGAATCAAAGTTATCGATCTACTTGCTCCTTATATCAAAGGTGGTAAAACCGGATTATTCGGTGGTGCCGGAGTTGGTAAGACAGTATTAATTCAAGAATTAATCAATAATATCGCAAAGCAACATGGTGGATATTCTGTATTTGCCGGTGTGGGCGAAAGAACAAGAGAAGGAAATGACCTTTGGCGAGAAATGAAAGAATCAGGCGTTATTGATAAAACTGTTCTCGTTTATGGACAGATGAATGAGCCTCCTGGAGCACGTTTAAGGGTTGCTCTTTCTGCATTAACAATGGCAGAGCATTTTCGTGATTCTATGAATGCTGATATTCTTTTATTCGTAGATAACATCTTCCGATTCTCACAAGCTGGATCGGAAGTATCTGCTCTTCTTGGTCGTATGCCTTCTGCTGTGGGATACCAACCTACTCTTTCTACTGAAATGGGTGGTCTACAAGAGCGTATTACTTCTACTCAAAATGGTTCGATTACATCAGTTCAAGCGATTTACGTTCCTGCGGATGATTTAACCGACCCTGCTCCTGCTACTGCATTTACTCACTTGGATGCTACAACCGTTCTTTCTCGTAATATTGCTTCTAAAGGTATTTACCCTGCTGTGGATCCATTGGATTCTACATCTCGCGTTCTAAATGCTGAGGTATTAGGCGAAGAGCATTACACTGTTGCCCGTGAAGTGCAACGTATTTTACAAAGATATAAGGACTTACAAGATATCATTGCGATTTTAGGTATGGATGAGTTGTCAGAAGATGATAAGATTCTAGTAGGTCGCGCACGAAAGATTGAAAAGTTTCTTTCTCAACCATTCTTCGTTGCCGAAGTATTCACTGGTTCACCTGGAAAATATGTAAAACTAGCTGATACAGTTAGATCCTTTAAAGATTTGATTAGTGGTAAATATGATGACCTTCCAGAGCAAGCTTTTTACATGGTTGGATCAATTGATGAAGTTGTAGAAAAGGCTAAGAAGCTAAAGGCATAA
- the atpC gene encoding ATP synthase F1 subunit epsilon — protein MSESKLTVTVISPEKQIFSGPAEYVNIPGTMGYFGILVNHSPIVSELEVGILEIKHDGKVLKIVVDGGFAEVKSNQIKILTNGGDVKENIDFHRASADLDKAIASSSKTRELDIKKARARVLIHKT, from the coding sequence ATGTCTGAAAGTAAATTAACAGTTACAGTAATTTCGCCAGAGAAGCAAATCTTCTCTGGACCGGCTGAGTATGTGAATATTCCAGGAACAATGGGCTATTTTGGTATCTTAGTAAACCACTCTCCTATTGTTTCTGAGTTAGAAGTTGGAATTTTAGAAATTAAACATGATGGAAAAGTTCTAAAGATTGTAGTAGATGGTGGGTTTGCAGAAGTCAAATCAAACCAGATTAAAATATTAACGAACGGTGGCGATGTAAAAGAGAATATAGATTTTCATCGTGCTTCAGCAGATTTAGATAAGGCAATTGCTTCTAGTTCTAAAACAAGAGAATTGGACATAAAAAAAGCAAGAGCGCGAGTATTAATTCATAAAACTTAA
- a CDS encoding SLBB domain-containing protein, translated as MKGIYAPSKIHVKITGKVRNPGIYEMVPGDQVKHLVEKAGGLASNVDSSNTILDTEVLDGQVISIE; from the coding sequence TTGAAAGGAATTTATGCTCCATCAAAAATTCACGTCAAAATTACAGGTAAGGTTAGAAATCCCGGAATCTATGAAATGGTGCCCGGAGACCAAGTGAAACATCTGGTTGAAAAAGCAGGCGGCCTAGCTAGTAATGTTGACAGTTCCAATACAATTTTAGATACTGAAGTGCTAGATGGTCAGGTTATCAGCATCGAATAA
- a CDS encoding diguanylate cyclase — translation MSFIQKALKLLQEFPNLKNESFQVTDKKKKSFLQEAESFFKNLTSSKQTNEDLESDDDSILVDLDQPDPLADINDLPQNDIFTQDENVPPADDEDTFSIPSIPEEFDEEDGIEVDLDPEVDEISNEPEISSDLTSETFDESSDDFIEVSSLDEFDEIKSDPIDEFAGNTETVELNEIDSPLPDEDGVVFEADDFEESEPNDILEDWEKDAMAEGMPDSFIEADTDKLHEEVEEAEKILSSLEEEQSAEVKEPDEIEPIVDVNVEAAFETAKQFKSSYEEKLESYLVLFEITKELLKSKSFDDFFENLMYSIIGQVGPEIMIIFSSRDGNFSQMKIVAHEGIDIEPDYVIKKGDTLYSLLESEKNVIYARDLLDKDLKDRERVLIANPLTEILIPIRVMDQFSGFIAAGRMISGEDYTEKDFEFLQILVEVSGNFLSKLFDSENLSNEVSELNKIIHSSSSITDFTDKVYTSKTLDELYDVVSDNLINDFKVSSFTFMILDAKSMDYKVFGSNFLLPDTLGKFRLNKDSKIITMISHISDVYRLENFQSNSEINTYISEKELTAMSEFTLIPLISIGRMVGLFIIHKVSTEWSPGFKRTILSLSNVVAPIIANLVMQNEKESLFRNPFNPLLETIDKEIKYCETKNKQFTLIVLKILNVTRILNILGINFFSEYSDFISKKIFENAKESDYISRIGQGKFAILLKENSKADSESFISKIKSEIVLFHNPSRDFKLSIQIYSLTYPEQAKDKRKFIEMMEET, via the coding sequence ATGAGCTTCATACAAAAAGCGCTTAAATTATTACAAGAATTTCCAAATTTAAAAAACGAATCCTTCCAAGTTACAGATAAAAAAAAAAAGAGTTTTTTACAAGAAGCTGAAAGTTTTTTTAAAAATCTAACTTCTTCCAAACAGACTAACGAGGATTTAGAATCAGATGATGACTCAATCCTCGTAGACTTAGATCAACCAGATCCTCTTGCGGACATAAATGATTTGCCGCAAAATGATATCTTTACGCAAGATGAGAACGTTCCACCTGCTGATGATGAAGACACATTCTCCATTCCTAGTATTCCAGAAGAGTTCGATGAAGAAGATGGAATCGAAGTAGACTTAGACCCTGAAGTAGATGAAATTTCGAACGAGCCTGAGATTTCTAGTGATTTAACCTCCGAGACTTTTGATGAATCCTCTGATGATTTTATTGAAGTATCTTCTCTAGACGAATTTGATGAAATAAAATCCGATCCAATAGATGAATTTGCGGGTAATACCGAAACAGTTGAACTGAACGAAATAGATTCGCCTTTACCCGATGAAGATGGCGTTGTTTTTGAGGCAGATGACTTTGAAGAATCCGAGCCTAATGATATTCTAGAAGACTGGGAAAAAGATGCAATGGCAGAAGGAATGCCAGATTCTTTTATCGAGGCTGATACCGATAAGCTGCACGAAGAAGTTGAAGAAGCAGAAAAAATTCTCAGTAGCTTAGAGGAAGAACAATCAGCGGAAGTAAAAGAGCCTGATGAGATAGAACCTATTGTTGATGTCAATGTTGAAGCTGCTTTCGAAACTGCTAAACAATTCAAATCCTCTTATGAAGAAAAATTAGAAAGTTATTTAGTTTTATTTGAAATTACAAAAGAGCTTTTAAAATCCAAATCATTCGATGACTTCTTTGAAAATTTAATGTATTCTATCATTGGACAAGTCGGACCGGAGATAATGATTATATTTTCTTCTCGCGATGGTAACTTTAGTCAAATGAAAATTGTTGCCCACGAGGGAATTGACATTGAGCCAGACTATGTTATAAAGAAAGGGGATACTCTTTATTCGCTCCTTGAATCTGAAAAAAATGTAATCTATGCAAGAGATTTGTTAGATAAAGATTTAAAAGACCGTGAAAGAGTTTTAATTGCTAATCCACTCACAGAGATTTTAATTCCAATTCGAGTTATGGATCAATTCTCAGGCTTCATTGCAGCCGGTAGAATGATTAGCGGAGAGGATTACACTGAAAAAGATTTTGAGTTCTTACAGATTCTAGTGGAAGTTTCCGGAAATTTTTTAAGTAAGTTATTTGACTCAGAGAATTTGAGTAATGAAGTTTCTGAACTCAATAAAATTATTCATTCTAGTAGTAGCATTACTGATTTTACGGATAAGGTATATACGAGTAAGACGCTAGATGAGTTATACGATGTAGTCTCTGATAACTTGATCAATGACTTTAAAGTTTCAAGCTTCACATTCATGATCTTAGATGCAAAGTCGATGGATTATAAAGTCTTTGGCTCTAATTTTTTACTCCCTGATACTTTGGGAAAATTCCGATTGAACAAAGATTCAAAAATTATTACAATGATTTCACACATAAGCGATGTTTACCGCTTAGAAAACTTTCAATCAAATTCCGAGATAAATACATATATATCAGAGAAAGAACTTACAGCGATGAGTGAATTCACATTGATTCCATTGATTAGCATTGGAAGAATGGTTGGATTGTTTATCATTCATAAAGTCTCTACAGAATGGAGTCCCGGATTTAAAAGAACTATATTATCTCTTTCTAATGTTGTCGCTCCAATCATCGCAAACCTAGTGATGCAAAATGAAAAAGAAAGTCTATTTAGAAATCCATTCAATCCTCTTCTCGAAACTATTGATAAAGAAATTAAATACTGTGAAACAAAGAATAAACAATTTACATTGATTGTTTTGAAAATTTTAAATGTAACTCGAATCTTAAACATTCTTGGAATTAATTTCTTCTCTGAGTATTCAGATTTTATTTCAAAGAAAATATTTGAAAACGCAAAGGAATCTGATTACATATCCAGAATCGGTCAGGGTAAATTTGCAATTCTCTTAAAAGAAAACAGTAAAGCAGATTCAGAAAGTTTTATTTCTAAGATTAAATCTGAAATTGTATTATTTCATAACCCTTCTAGAGACTTTAAACTTTCGATTCAGATTTACTCTCTTACTTATCCGGAACAAGCCAAAGATAAACGAAAGTTTATTGAGATGATGGAAGAAACTTAG
- a CDS encoding MBOAT family protein — translation MLFNSINFLIFFSVFYLIYTKVNLKIQNWLLLLGGIVFYSFWNYKMTFLLLFCIYFNFVAGIQLVKNQDAIKRKRILLFTIALNLGILFIFKYTVFVIQSFNDISRLANGSLKLSVIDIILPIGISFYTFHNISYIYDVYKEKIKPTHNLLTYAVYDLFFPLLLSGPIERAERLIPQIEKEREITKEKFQSGLILVIWGIFKKVFVSDNLAPFVNMALYPDETIPKGLVYFVAAAFAFQVYADFSGYTDAARGMARMIGFELSLNFNLPLFKATNPSEFWKRWHISLSTWLRDYVYIPLGGNRYGIFYQNMNLMIVWILGGLWHGATYGYLIWGIYCGLQVVIYNVYAEMKNKHFSNGDSDSNNKIATTEKKQIISASLWLRGNIFNLISIFITFMLFGLGLLLFRVENPTHLMRLMDNMGGIYLNWVLICKFLFYISPIIILDSLQVLHKDLEYFSSSKIHPALAYGIMTVFAIQFCLFSVFESKEFFYFQF, via the coding sequence ATGCTCTTTAACTCGATTAATTTTTTAATTTTCTTTTCTGTCTTTTATTTAATCTATACAAAAGTAAATTTAAAAATCCAAAACTGGCTTCTTTTGTTAGGGGGCATTGTCTTTTATTCCTTTTGGAATTATAAAATGACATTTCTTTTGTTGTTTTGTATTTACTTCAACTTCGTTGCAGGAATTCAATTAGTAAAGAATCAAGATGCAATTAAACGAAAAAGAATTTTGCTTTTTACGATTGCTTTAAATCTGGGAATCCTTTTTATTTTTAAGTATACGGTTTTTGTAATTCAATCCTTTAACGATATATCTAGATTAGCCAATGGAAGTTTGAAGTTGAGTGTAATAGATATTATCCTACCGATAGGAATTTCTTTCTATACATTTCATAATATCAGTTATATCTACGATGTGTATAAGGAGAAAATTAAACCGACTCATAACTTGCTGACTTATGCAGTATACGATTTGTTTTTTCCATTACTTCTATCCGGTCCAATTGAGCGGGCAGAAAGATTAATCCCTCAGATTGAAAAAGAAAGAGAAATAACAAAAGAAAAATTCCAATCGGGGTTAATTCTTGTTATCTGGGGAATCTTTAAGAAAGTATTTGTCTCAGATAACCTGGCTCCTTTTGTGAATATGGCTTTGTACCCAGATGAGACTATTCCAAAGGGATTGGTTTACTTTGTTGCGGCTGCCTTTGCCTTTCAAGTTTACGCGGACTTTAGCGGTTATACTGATGCAGCACGGGGCATGGCGAGAATGATTGGATTTGAACTATCGCTTAATTTTAATTTGCCTCTATTTAAAGCTACGAATCCTTCGGAGTTTTGGAAACGCTGGCATATTTCTCTTTCTACCTGGTTACGGGATTATGTGTATATACCGCTCGGTGGAAATCGATATGGAATTTTTTATCAGAATATGAATCTAATGATAGTGTGGATTCTTGGTGGACTCTGGCACGGGGCTACTTATGGTTATCTCATTTGGGGAATCTATTGCGGCTTACAAGTAGTGATATACAATGTATATGCTGAGATGAAGAATAAACATTTTTCTAATGGAGACTCGGACTCAAATAATAAGATAGCAACAACAGAAAAAAAACAAATCATCTCTGCGTCTCTGTGGCTCCGTGGCAATATTTTTAATCTTATAAGTATTTTTATTACATTCATGCTCTTTGGGTTAGGATTACTTTTATTTAGAGTAGAAAATCCAACTCATCTAATGCGGCTAATGGATAATATGGGTGGAATTTATTTGAACTGGGTTTTGATTTGTAAATTTCTGTTTTATATTTCGCCAATTATAATTCTAGATAGTCTTCAAGTATTGCACAAGGACTTGGAATATTTTAGTTCTTCAAAAATTCACCCCGCACTTGCTTACGGTATAATGACAGTATTCGCTATTCAGTTTTGCTTGTTCTCTGTTTTTGAGAGTAAGGAATTTTTCTATTTTCAGTTTTAA
- a CDS encoding Uma2 family endonuclease — protein MLLWVSAAKKLMMASEYLEFERNSLEKHEFYNGEIYAMAGAKERHNLIVSNLIATIGIQIKNKPYVIFPSLMRVVIEEYNHYTYPDVTLVCGERKFLDNKNDSLLNPNVIIEVLSDSTEKYDRGKKFGAYRNIISLREYMLVSSEHRKIELFTKTTEGKWFLSENGVEDTIIIPTLDLTLLLSDVYDKVEFEQ, from the coding sequence ATGCTCTTATGGGTAAGCGCGGCTAAGAAATTAATGATGGCATCAGAGTATTTAGAATTCGAAAGAAATTCTTTGGAGAAGCATGAATTTTACAATGGTGAAATTTATGCAATGGCAGGCGCGAAGGAAAGGCATAATCTTATTGTCAGCAATTTGATTGCAACGATTGGAATTCAAATTAAAAATAAACCTTACGTAATATTTCCTTCATTAATGCGTGTTGTAATTGAAGAGTATAATCATTATACCTATCCAGATGTAACTTTAGTTTGTGGAGAGCGAAAATTTCTTGACAATAAAAATGATTCTTTATTAAATCCAAATGTAATTATAGAGGTCTTATCTGACTCAACAGAAAAATACGATAGAGGTAAAAAATTCGGGGCTTACAGGAATATTATTTCCCTTAGGGAATACATGCTAGTATCCTCCGAGCATAGAAAAATTGAATTATTTACAAAGACAACTGAAGGGAAATGGTTTCTATCTGAGAATGGAGTTGAGGATACTATTATTATTCCGACGCTAGACTTAACTCTTTTGCTGTCTGACGTATATGACAAAGTAGAGTTTGAACAGTAG
- a CDS encoding DUF459 domain-containing protein, producing the protein MKALYQNKPLNSNNRIKSFLRVGACSELVESMPLWRLIFLILTLANCISRQIPIPTERLIPKVFTSKKLSQKQIPYLLYQPKSYFTNQREELPLVVFLHGRGERGNDLEMLKRQALPKMIAEENTEYPFLMIAPQLPESEEEWYTKDLMTLIEEIESEYSVDENRIYLTGISLGGNGAWKVATEYPNKFTAVVPISGWGDTSRICRLKNENVWAFHGGKDTLILPERTLEIVERLQYCNSTTWFTIYPNAKHDAWTETYHNENVMKWMLEQRKKKSKEKESNNKKPKFTKSNPLKILVIGDSIGISISWGINEFVQANYHMTLDNFAKVSTGLSYPKFYNWPEKLDELLEKKKYDLGVVLIGANDPQMMKTDAGGFLFKTDEWRVEYLERIKVIAEKFRKAKMNLYWIELPPMGPAKYQSDTRYINACFKEASDIHQFTYLSMTNVLGNEKGEYEKYLPYRGRRTLMRADDDIHLTVVAAKMMVREILTKIFSDYEFPDSE; encoded by the coding sequence ATGAAAGCTCTATACCAAAATAAGCCCTTAAACTCTAATAATCGCATAAAATCCTTCCTCCGTGTCGGCGCCTGTAGTGAGCTTGTCGAATCTATGCCTCTGTGGCGACTAATCTTCCTAATCCTCACACTAGCCAATTGCATCTCTCGGCAGATTCCAATTCCCACCGAGCGGCTAATTCCAAAAGTCTTTACAAGTAAGAAATTATCGCAAAAACAAATTCCGTATTTATTATATCAGCCGAAATCCTATTTCACAAATCAGAGAGAAGAGCTTCCCCTTGTTGTTTTCTTGCATGGGCGAGGAGAAAGAGGAAATGATCTGGAAATGCTAAAACGGCAAGCTCTACCAAAGATGATTGCGGAGGAAAATACTGAGTATCCGTTCTTGATGATTGCGCCTCAATTGCCGGAATCAGAGGAAGAGTGGTATACAAAGGATTTGATGACTTTGATAGAAGAGATCGAATCAGAATACTCTGTCGATGAAAATCGCATCTACCTAACAGGCATTAGCCTCGGAGGAAATGGCGCTTGGAAAGTAGCGACTGAATACCCCAATAAATTTACCGCTGTAGTTCCTATTTCTGGTTGGGGAGACACGTCTAGGATTTGCAGGCTTAAAAATGAAAATGTATGGGCGTTTCATGGAGGAAAGGATACTCTCATTTTGCCTGAGAGAACGCTTGAAATAGTAGAACGATTGCAGTATTGTAATTCAACCACTTGGTTTACAATTTATCCCAACGCAAAGCACGATGCCTGGACGGAAACCTATCACAATGAAAATGTGATGAAATGGATGTTAGAACAAAGGAAAAAAAAGTCCAAAGAAAAAGAATCCAATAATAAAAAACCAAAGTTTACAAAATCTAATCCTTTAAAAATATTAGTCATTGGTGATTCGATTGGAATTTCTATCTCATGGGGAATCAATGAATTTGTGCAGGCTAATTACCATATGACGCTAGATAATTTTGCAAAAGTATCTACAGGGCTTAGTTATCCCAAGTTTTACAACTGGCCTGAAAAGTTAGACGAGCTACTCGAAAAAAAGAAATACGATTTGGGCGTTGTATTAATTGGCGCAAATGATCCACAGATGATGAAGACGGATGCAGGTGGCTTCCTTTTTAAAACAGATGAATGGAGAGTTGAATACTTAGAGCGGATTAAAGTTATTGCAGAAAAATTTCGGAAAGCAAAGATGAATCTCTACTGGATTGAGCTTCCTCCTATGGGACCTGCCAAATATCAAAGCGATACGCGCTATATTAATGCCTGTTTTAAAGAAGCTTCTGATATACATCAATTTACTTATTTGTCTATGACGAATGTTTTGGGAAATGAAAAGGGTGAATATGAAAAATATCTTCCTTATAGAGGACGTCGCACACTTATGCGAGCAGATGATGATATTCACTTAACTGTAGTTGCTGCAAAGATGATGGTGCGAGAAATATTAACCAAAATCTTTTCTGACTATGAATTTCCCGATTCAGAATAA
- a CDS encoding TM2 domain-containing protein, whose translation MLNIFVNREATAPGSKKEGYDWLVTLLLCFFVGFLGVHRFYTGSMLLGVGQLLTFGGCGLWTMVDFALILMNTYKDGNGRLLVKNGFSKT comes from the coding sequence ATGCTTAATATTTTTGTTAATAGGGAAGCAACCGCACCAGGGAGTAAGAAAGAAGGTTATGACTGGCTAGTCACTTTGCTTCTTTGTTTTTTTGTTGGATTTCTTGGTGTGCATAGGTTTTATACAGGAAGTATGTTACTCGGAGTTGGGCAACTGTTGACCTTTGGTGGATGTGGACTTTGGACGATGGTTGATTTTGCGTTGATTCTTATGAACACGTATAAAGATGGAAACGGTAGACTTCTAGTTAAAAATGGGTTTTCAAAAACATAG